The nucleotide sequence gtaaataatgagaaatgaaagtgAAATGATGCATAAATAAGGTGAAactgggtttcctagtttaattgttagggaaataaaataaataaaagtctaataatataaaaagtgcaaataaaatataagaaagtacaaagatcttcaattaaaacacaaacatacgaacataaacgaacgcaaatcaacaaatgttcacgaacaccttatcgaacgttcacgaacacaatcgaacgaaggagacctctgttcatgttcgttcatttaactaatcgaacgaaatttcttgttcatgttcgttcgtttatcaaacgaacgaacataaacgaacttcccgccgaacggttcacgaactgttcgctgaacgttcggttcatttacagccctaccaactctgtaattagtaaaccattaGGAACAAGTCTACAGTTTTCGCAAACGGGGACCAACCATGCATTTAACTCGAAACAAAAACTACATTCTCTAAACCCTGTAGCAAAACCCTAGAATATTCACCGGAACACCTGAAATTGAAGATCTCTCTGGAATTCGCACGTTAACCTTGCGATGATGAGGAATGCATCGGTGTCTGAACTCAACGATGGAATCATCCGCAATATGGCAATTGGCGCACTGTTTTCAGATTTCGTGAGTGCTCACAAATTTCATTGTTCTTATTCATATGCATCGATATGGCTAATTGCATGTAAAGATAATCAAAATTAATCACACACGGAAGTGAAAGTTTAATGTTACTTTAgaatatagatatatatattgcACTCGCATTTTGTGCACCTGTTAAAATGACGATGAATTTGCTTCAATTTTTGGGTGCAAATAGTTTTTGTGTCGTCGTCAGTTGCCTTCAAGAGGTGGAGGGTTCAAATCTGCAAGGTGCAGGTATGAGAATATTTAGGAGTAGGTtagtttgccgttaaaaaaagttGTTGTACTCACTGAAATCGCATAGACGATCACCTAGGTTTGAAGGTTTTGTGAAATTTAGGAGTGGACTGTATTTAAGTTCAACACTCGTATGATTTTGCAGTTGCACAATCCGAATTCCAGACTACGGTATCCTACTTTTGACCTTACCTCTGTTTTgatgtattaatttttatttgTAGTAAGAAGCAGAGCATTTGTAATCACATAGGAACGACAACTTTATAATTGAccttttttatttcttattcccgACTTTAAAAAACACAAAGGTGAGATGTGATGTGACAATGGCAAACTTGTCTCATATGGTAATCTCATTCAAGTTAAATGAAAGATTGCATGATAACTAACTTCCAAGAGTGATTAGTGGATTAATTTATGGGTGTAAtgcaccaacaccaacaccaacaccggCAACTGTAGTAGTGGATTATCATATGAGTTTGATGACCAAGTTGGACGGATTTTGGGTACAAACTGTATTATATATAAGAAATATGGAATTTGCAGACCACATAGGTTAGGTAGTAGTTTTAAATAGTAAAGGATGCCGCTTTACGGTTAAGTATACCATAGTTGTCAAAGGTGCAAGGCTCACTCAAGGCGCAAAGGGTGAGCATCAAAAGTGAGGGCCCGTGATAAGCAAAGCGCCTAGTGTAAGTGTACCATTTTTGATGGTTTTTGTCTAAGCCGTTTTTGGATGTTTTAGACTAGTTTGCCCTGAATTCGCAGAATTTTGCCGGAATATTCAGGATTTGGTCAGAATCTATCTCGCTGGAATCTTACCTATATCTCGCTTCAAGGTCGCCGAAGCGTCAGGATGGCAGCAAGGCGTTTATCTGCGCTTTGCCTTGCCTGAGGGTCTAGGCGTGCACCCAAAGGGATTTTGACAACATAGAAGCCAAGTGGCGGCACACGCATAATATGTTTTTAGCCAAAATGGTTTGGTTAAATGTAATTTGTAGAATGTGAGAAAAATCAATTGAAAAATCTTTACTGAAAATTTGTAGACTGGCTACTTGTTTAGATCTTTGGATTcaaagagagaaagaaagaaagcaTGACTTTTATGGGAAGATGTATAAAAGGAGCAGAAGATGGCCATTTGTTGTTACATATTAGCAAATGGGCATGTTTGTTTTACCTTGCGTCTATCGTGATGCACAAGGAAGTTGCCAATTTTACATTTGTGCTATATATTAATTTGAAaggcagttttttttttttttttttttaaattatgcaAATTGCTTTTGTGATGACATATATAACTGTTGCAGGTTGGAAAGATAAACGCACTTGATTTTCATCGTACTGCGGATCTTTTGGTAACAACGGGGGAGGATGATTCTGTGCGACTATATGACATAGCAAATGGCAAGTGCGTATTTTTCATCATCATTTTGACAAACTGTTTTTAAATTAGTAAATGATGATGGTAGCCAGTAGTTTAACccgtttgtttatttgtttatgtaCGACTATATTCCTGTCTGGTTATGGCGTAAAATTATTGCTCGATAAACACATCCTAATCTTCATATCTGTATGTGAACCTCCTTAACAGTATATATTGCTATTAGAGTTTGTGTCATTTGTAGAGAATATCTTAATTCAGAAACACCTTTATGGAGAGTATTTATGGATATGATCTTGATATAGCTAAAATTTAATTATATCTTTGCGGGTGAGTAAGCATCTTTACTCTCAAAGTATGCTTCAAATACCAAGTGATTAAGTGATATGAAGTTATAAAAAATGCTGTTTGTAAAAATCTGACTAGGTGATATATATGCCAAATTTTCATTCGTTTATTCATCAACCACAGGTTACTGAAAACTACACACCATAAGAAACATGGTGCCGATCGTATATGTTTTACCCACCACCCTAGTTCTGTCATATGCTCTTCAACACGCAATATAGATTCAGGTGGAGGTAAGTGGATCCCATCACTAAGTTACTTATTTGGACCTTTCATTTTTGCAAGGATTAAATGATTACTATTCTTCATATCTCCTTTTCAGAGGCTTTGCGTTATCTCTCCATGTATGACAATCGTTGCCTTCGTTACTTCAAGGGGCATAAAGATAGGTTAGCTTTTTATCAACTCGATATTTTACAAGCACATGTTGGTCTGGAAATTTACATAGTTGATGTGATACATGATACATCTTGGGCTTTGTCATTTTTGTCATTTGTTGAGTCTTTTTATTGATCTATAAAGGACTGATATCAAACATAACCTCCTAATTCCTAAATAATATTTATACTTTGGGTGTAGGGTTGTGTCCCTATGTACATCTCCAGTTGATGACAGCTTCATGTCCGGTTCTCTTGATCACTCTGTCAGGATATGGGATTTGCGTGTGAATGCGTGCCAGGTTTTATTTTTAGATATTGTAATTTGAGTTTATCTACTTAACCAGTATTGGACTTTATTCAGTTTCTTAGTTTCGGCTTGTTACCTTTTTCTTAGccttgtattttaaataaatatagGCCATTACCTCACTCAGATAATACACACAAAAATACTGCTATCCAAAGGTTTTTTTTTGGATTTATGAATCAAAACAGGGCAACAGGCCCAGGTCTGATTGGCCCAACCCTCAAAACACTTTTATACTTTTTTTAAAgtttattaatattaaatgtgTTGAAAATGATTGCAAAACTATATACAATATGAGTCTTAATAATTTATTTAGTAAAGCGATTAAGACGGTTTTTTTATGCATTTGGATACATATTGGATGACTTTTATTTTCTTTGACTTGTTTGACCCCATTGATCTGTTCAGTGTGAGCTAAAGCTTAGATCTTTTGGCTTAACAATGTTGACACGTTAGAGATAAAAATAACCCAAACAGACTAATTTGCATATAAATAGGTCAAAATTGCCACCTCTACAGTTTTCAATAAACTGATCGTGAAGTGAAGTCATGTCAGTTTGATCCGTTTGCATGTCCATTTTAAAGCTACTCTAAAATTGAATAGTCGTTTTTTTTTGCTATATCTTACTCAAAGTTCACTAGTTATACGAATGTGCATTGTAGAAGATAGAGGTCGAAGACGAAACATGTATATTAGTGTGTAAATTGAAGAATATTTGGCAAATCGTTTCCAGCGATTAATCACAAATTTTTCCGTAGTAGATTTATGGTATTGTCGTATACTCGTATTGATTGTGCTTGCCGCATTTCAGGGGATTTTACATCTAAGAGGTAGACCTACAGTTGCGTATGACCAACAAGGCCTTGTCTTTGCTGTATCAATGGAAGGGGGTGCTATCAAGTTATTTGATTCACGCTCATATGATAAGGTTCTCATCTAACATTCCCGAGAGGGCACAAAATGTCACAGAAATAAAATATAACTACAAATGTACTTCACATTCTTACACCTGAacatgttcatcatcatttatGTAGGGCCCATTTGACACCTTTCTTGTGGGAGGAGATATGGCGGAGATCTGGGATATAAAATTCAGCAATGATGGCAAATCGATGCTTTTGACTACAAAAAGTAACAACATATATGTTCTAGATGCGTATAATGGCGAGAAGGTTAGCAAttcattttttgtttttgtatgttgatagtttatatatatattttttaattaattttttattatgtAGAGATGTGGATTCAGTGTGGATGCTTCTCCAAACACAACAATTGAGGCAACATTTACGCCTGATGGCCAATACGTAGTTTCAGGTATGTTAtcttgcattagtcttctttaGTTCGACTCTTTATGTATTGTGGTCATGACCTGTTTTGACCAATGAATTTAAGGCGGTTTAAAGGAGAAAAGAATAATTTATAAAGCTCtatttgtgatttttttttttttttttttttttttttttttttttgtgaactaCAATTGATTTCAAAATTATATCGCATTTGCAGGCTCTGGAGATGGAACGTTGAATGCTTGGAGCATCTCCACCGGTAGCAAGGTATAACATGATTTCTCTCAGTTTTAATTTTCAAATAACATAGAAGCAAAAACGGAAAGGCCACCTTCTGTCATATAATACAGTCCTCAGTTTAGATATGTAAGCGGGCCCTTGAGTGTACTTTTGGACCAATTACATTATGGTCCATAACTAAAGGTTgcagttttgacccatttacttatgaatgggtcGATTTGGTTGAAGGAAACGAGTTAAACAGGTAGaataaaaatagctaaaaaggAATTGGGTTGAAAGTcgccaaaagtttatttttgatGCATTAAAGCTCCTATAATTATTTGATTAAAACAATTAGATTATCAATATAATATTACAATTTGTTTGTAATCACATGCGGCACTAACTGTATATAGAAATGCAATAATTTGGACAAAAAGTGTTTCCGGTTAAACAAATCGTATACAACAGCCTTTTGTTCCAAACTTAGTCGGTTGTTGGGAATGCCAAGATGATAAGTTGAATCCGAATGAACTATGTAGAGGGGCGATTTTAACCATATTTGTAAAATAAAGGGCCAATTTGGGTGATATTATAAGAATTAGTTACAAAGGAAAGGAGCCTCACAGTTGTCGTCTTGTCGAAAGTGCACACAAGTGTTTACAACCATTTAAATCGTTTATTCAGCGTCAATCGGGTCATATTATCACAATAATAATTTAACAGTTCAAAGCGGCTAATTTTTAGTATGTCGGTTTGGGTTGACCTGAAACACTTTTTGTCCTAAGACTTCATAAACAATTAATGTGATAAATATGATTACAAAACCCATATTGTttcaaaaacaatatttttgagtAAGATACAAAAGAAGGTTGTACGCATCAGAAGCATACATAGGGCGTGTTTCTCTTTTAGCTAATTTTTTAATTAACGTATTTGACCCGTAAAGATATAACATAACCCAAGTTGACCTATTCATAAGTAAATGGATGTTACATACCAAACGAGAGAACtcaacccaaaagactagtctggtgggtgagagagcccatttggtatataaaccccacatCAGTTGCCCATACAACCGATTTGGGACAAGCATAGTTATCGATAGCGGCCATAGCGACCGCTATCGCGAATAGCGTGGCGAGGCGAGACATGGTCGCTATATGCTGTATAGCGCTGAATAGCGTGAAAATAGCGGATTCCGACGACGACTTCCGGCCGGAAACCTGCAATTTCTGCCGGAAACCTGCAATTTCTGCCGGAAACTTGCTGGAAACtatgaagaagaagagaagagcggctgcgtttttgtttttgttgctcCGGCCGGAAACCTGCAATTTCTGTCACTGGGGAAACTTGCTGGAAGCtatgaagaagaagagaagagcgGCTGCTGCGTTTTTGTGCCTTTCTAGGGTTTAATAAGTTTATagattttaacatttaacccctctatctttcatTAGGTTACATTTAGTAattaaaacttgtaaaaatttagataaaagtgtaaaattagtttgtgtattttaacatttaacccccccTATTTTCACTAGCttacatttggtccttaaacttataaatttatacataaaaagtataaaactaacgttatatataaaaaaagttatgtagatagctatatttaatttcttaaatttttgactaccttatcgctaaacacgaaatagcgggcgctatttcatcgctatcgctacgtagcatataggtacgttgtcgctatttgtcgctattcgctatcgataactatggGGACAAGTCCCATACCTTGCAATGGTATCAGTCCATAACAATGGATATAACTTGCTACTTGTACTCCTTTCTAACCATTATCACAGTTCTTTTACATGGCTTAACATGCGCGGGATTCCTATAAATTGGCTAATGGGTACATTATAAACTTTTAAAGTGCAGGTACAAACATGTCGGATTTGTTGGGCCGCCCTGCAATCACATGTTTATCTACTATCTtgagttttataaataaatacatgCCAAACATGATCCCAAAAgctatatttttacaaacttataAAATGATTTAGGAGTTTTTTTATTCATTAAAATTCCCACTTTTATACTGTTCCTTTTAGTTAAATCCTTTAACTTAACCAATTTGACTTGTTAGAaaaatgtcataactcaattcgACCACCCATTTAGAATTAAATGAGTCAAATTTGTCACCTCTAGATGTGGGTTTTGTTAACATAGAATTTCTGTTATGTTGATGCATGAGGCACGCGCACACACACTTTTTCAAATTAGTTTAAATTTGGTTGACAGGTGGGGAGTTGGGACAGCAACATAGGTGTGGCGTCATGCTTGAAATGGGCACCTCGTCGGGTCATGTTTGCTGCTGCTTCTAAGGGGGTTCTTACTTTTTGGATACCAAAAGATGCAAATTCAACTGCTACTAGTTTTGAAAGATAAATTCTCGAGTCAACTTTAAAAGTGGATGATGCAGAACCAAAATCAGAAACCAGAATCAGTCCAAAACCGCACTGTAAGTATTGGTTCAGTCCAAAACCGCACTGTGAACCAGACCTGAACTTTGGGTTTACGATTCAGTCAGAATTTCTGACCAAAACAGTGTTTCATTAAAGTGAAAAATATCTAGTTTGGAGT is from Helianthus annuus cultivar XRQ/B chromosome 9, HanXRQr2.0-SUNRISE, whole genome shotgun sequence and encodes:
- the LOC110878334 gene encoding protein ANTHESIS POMOTING FACTOR 1 encodes the protein MMRNASVSELNDGIIRNMAIGALFSDFVGKINALDFHRTADLLVTTGEDDSVRLYDIANGKLLKTTHHKKHGADRICFTHHPSSVICSSTRNIDSGGEALRYLSMYDNRCLRYFKGHKDRVVSLCTSPVDDSFMSGSLDHSVRIWDLRVNACQGILHLRGRPTVAYDQQGLVFAVSMEGGAIKLFDSRSYDKGPFDTFLVGGDMAEIWDIKFSNDGKSMLLTTKSNNIYVLDAYNGEKRCGFSVDASPNTTIEATFTPDGQYVVSGSGDGTLNAWSISTGSKVGSWDSNIGVASCLKWAPRRVMFAAASKGVLTFWIPKDANSTATSFER